AATATCCAAGATTTACCACGTAGCGATAATTATGTGGTGTTAAATGATGAAGTGGTAGATGCGTACATTGCAAAAACTGCATCATTAGCTAAAGAGCCAGCTTGCGACATTAACTATGTTTATACCGCTATGCACGGTGTTGGCTATGAAGTTTTAAGTAAAACACTAGCAAAAGCAGGCTTACCACAACCTCACGTAGTAGCAGATCAAGTTTGGCCAGATGGCACATTCCCAACCGTGAATTTCCCAAATCCAGAAGAAAAAGGTGCGTTAGATTTAGCAATTAAAGTGGCAAAAGAAAAGAATGCTGAATTTATCATTGCTAATGACCCAGATGCAGACCGTTTAGCCGTTGCGGTGCCTGATACGCAAGGCAACTGGAAATCACTACACGGCAACGTAGTAGGCTGTTTCTTAGGTTGGTACTTAGCAAAACAATATCAAGGTAAACAAGGCACATTGGCTTGCTCGCTTGTTTCTTCTCCAGCACTTGCTGAAATTGCGAAAAAATATGGTTTCCAATCAGAAGAAACCTTAACTGGTTTCAAATATATCGGTAAAGTATCTGGCTTATTGTTTGGTTTTGAAGAAGCATTAGGCTATTTAGTTGATCCAGACAAAGTACGTGATAAAGACGGTATTTCTGCGGCAATCGTGTTCTTAGATCTTGTGCGTCACTTGAAAAAACAAGGCAAAACTTTAGCAGATTATGCTGATGAATTTACCAAAGAATTTGGTGCTTATGTGAGTGGACAAATCTCTATTCGAGTAAGTGATCTTTCAGAAATCGGAAAATTAATGACCGCACTTCGTAACAATCCACCAGCAGAAATCGCTGGCGTAAAAGTGGCACAATTTATCGACCATACTAAAACAGATCGTCAAAGCGATATCCTTGTATTCAACTTGGAAAATGGCGGACGCTTAATTGCTCGTCCTTCAGGTACTGAGCCAAAAATTAAATTCTACTTGGATGCACGCGGTAAAGATCCAAAAGATGCAGATCGCGTATTAGCAGAATTTGATGAAGGTGTTCGTCACATTCTTCGCCAAGATGCTTATGGCAAACAAGCTTGCTAATTAATCGCTTCTAAAAATAAAACGCACTTTGTAGAAAGTGCGTTTTTATTACTAACTTTTTTAGGTTAATCAAGCGTCTTTCTATTTTAATAAGGAATTATCGAGTGCCAAATCTTCATTTTTATTTACCCCTATACCACGTGCGATAACATTTTTGGCAATTTCGTGTGCATCTTCTAAGGAATGTTCCGTATAGCTTCCGCATTGATAGATATTTAATTCGGGAATAGCGGTTTGATCTTGTACACCTAAAACATCTTGCATTGAAGCTAACCAAGCCTCAGACACTTGCTGTTCATTTGGTGTGCCAATCAAAGACATATAAAATCCAGTACGACATCCCATCGGAGAAATATCAATAATTTCTATGCTATCGCCATTTAAGTGATCACGCATAAATCCAGCAAACAAATGTTCAAGTGTATGAATACCTCTTGGGGAAAGAATTTCTTTTTTTGGAATACAAAAACGTAAATCAAAAACAGTAATATTATCGCCTTTTGGCGTGCGCATCGTTTTTGCAATGCGTACTGCAGGCGCGTTCATTTTTGTGTGATCCACTTTAAAACTATCAAGTAATGGCATAAATTTTCCTTGTAAATCAGTTGGTTAAGAAATAATTTGAATAAATATTTCTTTTTTACAAATTTTAATGAACTTTATAGTAAGGTTCATTGTCTTATAGAACAAGCAACTTGCAGTTGTTTTAATAAAATTGGTTCCTTAGGTTATTGCCCCACATTTATTGTGGGGTTTCTTTTATACAAAAATTTTTATTTTGAACATTTTTAAAAAACTTTGAACTTTCTTATAAAGGCTTAGTCTTATAGTGCAAGCAACTTGCAGTTGTTTTAATAAAATTGGTTCCTTAGGTTATTTTCCCCACATTTATTGTGGGGTTTTTTCTTGCGCATTTTATAATAAGAATGGCGTACTAAAAAATAATAACGCAACATAACGAACCATTTTTCCCAAAAAGATAAAGAGGCTACTCGCTACAAAATTTAATCTTAACCAACCAGCTATGGCACAAAATAAATCGCCAATGACAGGTAGCCAGCTCAAAAGTAAAGCAATCGCCCCATAACGCCGTAGCTGATTTATTGCCCATAAAGTGCGGTAATTTTTGGGATCGAATTTTGGTATCCATCGCCCAATCCCGTAAGTAGTTAAACTCCCCAATCCATTGCCAAGCGTGGCGAAAAAAACGAGTGCCAATATATCTGTACTAAATAAAGATCCCAACACTAATTTAGGTACAGCAAGCGCAACAAATATAACTTCTGAATTACCTGGTAATACTGTTGCACTCAAAAACGCGCTGATAAACATAAGGCATAAGCTATTAGCCTGCCAAAAATCAGTACTAAAAAATGAAAAAATATCCATTATCTTGGCGAAATAATTTCTCGCGTGCGAACATCAAACACATCCATCCCCGCATTTAACCCCGCTTGCACGCCTAAATCCGCATCTTCAAATACGATACAACGACTTGGATTTGCTTGAATTAATTCAGCACAGCGTAAAAAGGTTTCTGGGTGCGGTTTATGCTCTTTTACATCGTTTGCACTGACAATGGCATTAAAGTAAGGTGCAATAGCCAGTTTATCCATCAACATATCAATAATTTTACGGTGTGAGCCAGAACCTAGAGCCATTGGCTTTTTCTGATGAAAATATTTAACAATTTCAAAGGTTGGTAATAACTTTGATTGAGTTGGTATAAGTTGATAAGACAACTCACGTTTTGCAGCAAGTACATCCTCAATTCTATCTAATGGCATATTCGCCGCTTTCATCATTTCCCCTGCAATAGTTTTAACCGTCGCCCCACCGAAGTTATACATAATTTGGCAATCAAATTCATAGCCAAATCGCTCTCCCACCATCGTCCAAGCCTGTGCATGCACGGGCATTGTATCAATTAAAGTTCCATCCATATCAAAAATCAATCCTTCATATGGATTGAACATTTTGTAATCTAACATTTTTACATCCTTACAAGTTTTTTACCATTTTGCTACAAAACTGTGATCTATGCACTGTTTTATTTTAGTAAAGTGCGGTAAATTAATGAACAAATTTTGAACTAACAAAAACAAATGCGGTTATTTAAGCAATTAGAACGTTGGAAAATTCGCAAGCAAATAAATCAATCTATTATTGATGTGATATTTCGTTTACGAGCTCGTTTAGCCAATTACTGGCAAGCGGATGTGAATACGCCTCAAGTGGATTTTATGCTGCTGCATATTGCTTGCAGTTTAGGTCGGATAGAACGGGGAGGTTGCGTTTCTCCGCTTTATTCAGAAATGCTAGAAGAAATTCAAAGTGCGGTCATTTTTCCACAAGTTTTAGCTATTCATCAAGATTTACTCAAATTAATGCCATTTTCCATTCCTGAAGCAGAACAAACTTATTTTTTAGTGAACATTCATTCTTTGGTTCTTGAACAGAAGCAATTGAAGTCTTTGAAATGAATTATGCGGATGCTTATTCAATTTATGGTATAAAAATGGAGATTGATTTAGTAAATAATCCATCAAGTTACTAAAAACATTAAGGAAATCTACCGCACTTTTAAGTAAAATAGCGCAATTTTCCAAAGAGATAATAAATATGAAAGCCAAATTAGTCAGTTTACTTGTGCAAGCAAATATAAAAATAAGCGATCAACAAATTCAGCAGTTGATTGATCTGGTCAATTTACTCAATAAATGGAATAAAGCTTATAATTTGACGTCGGTTCGTGATCCACAAGAAATGTTAGTCAAACATATTTTAGATAGTCTTGTAGTAAGTCCTTATTTACAAGGTGATCGTTTTATTGATGTGGGAACTGGCCCAGGTTTGCCAGGCCTGCCTTTAGCTATTATTAATCCTTCCAAACAATTTGTTCTTCTTGATAGTTTAGGTAAGCGTATCAGCTTTATTAGAAATGCTATACGTGAGCTTAGACTTACTAATGCAACCCCTGTTTTAAGTAGAGTAGAAGAATATCAACCTGAAGATAAATTTGATGGTGTACTCAGTCGTGCTTTTGCTTCACTAAAAGATATGACAGATTGGTGTCATCATTTACCAAAAGAAAATGGATATTTTTATGCATTAAAAGGGATTTATCAGGAAGATGAAATTAATGAATTGAATAAAAAATATACTATTCAAAAAGTGATTGAATTATCTGTTCCAGAGCTTATAGGCGAACGACATTTAATCGTTTTACGTTAAATAGTTACAATTTAGTAAAAAATTTCTAAAAGTGTGATTTAGTTAACGTTTTTCAGTGCTTTTTAAGTTGAATCTAATTTGATCAAATGTATAATTAGAGCGTTTTAAGGTTTTAAAAATGTCGAGAATTGTACAACAAGCGAAAGTTCAGTATCAAAAAGCTATTTTTATTGAAATAGTCATTATGCTGCTATTGGCTTGTTTTTTTGCTTTATGGCAAATGAAAAGTGCGTTTGATTTTTTATTCGGATTTCTTTCGGCATTAATTCCTTTCGGTGTTTTTGTGTATGTGGTTTTTTATAGAAAACAACATTTAGCCACAAAATTGACCGCACTTTATAAAGGAGAAGCAATAAAATTTGTTTTAACCGTTGTTTTTATTAGTATTTCATTTAAATACTTTTCGGTTACAAATTTTATTATTTTTTTTAGTGGTTTTTTTATTGCATTAATGTTGAATAATTTAGTTCCATTTTTGCTTCGCCGAATTTGATTTTTATACTTGTACTAAGGGTTTATTATGTCTGGACAAACAACATCGGAATACATTAGCCACCATTTATCCTTTCTCAAAACAGGGGATGGGTTTTGGAATGTTCATATAGATACGTTGTTCTTTTCTATTCTTGCTGCGGTTATTTTCCTATTTGTTTTTTCTCGAGTAGGGAAAAAAGCAACAACTGGCGTTCCAGGAAAAATGCAATGCTTAGTTGAAATTGTAGTGGAATGGGTTAATGGAATCGTGAAAGAAAATTTTCATGGTCCACGTAACGTAGTTGCGCCACTTGCATTAACCATTTTCTGTTGGGTATTCATCATGAATGCTATCGACTTAATTCCTGTTGATTTCTTACCTCAATTTGCAGGTTTGTTCGGTATTCATTATCTTCGTGCAGTGCCGACAGCAGATATTAGCGCAACTTTGGGTATGTCCATTTGTGTTTTCTTTTTAATTCTTTTCTACACAATAAAATCTAAAGGATTCAAAGGTTTAGTTAAAGAATATACGCTTCATCCATTCAACCATTGGGCGTTTATTCCTGTTAACTTTATTCTTGAAACGGTGACTTTATTGGCTAAACCAATTTCACTCGCATTCCGTTTGTTTGGTAACATGTATGCAGGGGAATTGATCTTTATTCTTATCGCTGTGATGTATTCCGCTAATATGGCCATTGCAGCATTAGGGATTCCGTTACATCTTGCTTGGGCTATTTTCCATATTTTGGTTATTACCTTGCAGGCTTTCATCTTTATGATGTTGACGGTTGTTTATTTAAGTATTGCTTATAATAAAGCAGATCATTAATCATTTTTTATTAACTGGCTCTAGGGCTAAAACTTAACTTCTATTGGAGAAAATTATGGAAACTGTAATTACAGCTACAATCATCGGTGCATCAATTCTTCTTGCATTTGCTGCATTAGGTACTGCAATTGGCTTTGCTATTCTAGGTGGTAAATTCTTAGAATCATCAGCTCGCCAACCAGAATTAGCATCTAGCTTACAAACTAAAATGTTTATCGTGGCTGGTCTTTTAGATGCGATTGCAATGATTGCTGTTGGTATTTCATTACTTTTCATTTTCGCAAACCCATTCATCGGTTTATTACACTAATCACCTTATTTGCTTATCAACGTAAAACAAGCATAGTAAGGAGGACGTTGTGAATTTAAATGCAACATTGATTGGTCAACTTATCGCATTCGCACTTTTCGTGTGGTTTTGCATGAAGTTTGTTTGGCCACCAATTATTAATGCGATTGAAACACGTCAAAGCCAAATTGCGAACGCTTTAGCGTCAGCTGAAGCAGCTAAAAAAGAGCAAGCAGATACGAAAAATCTTGTTGAACAAGAACTTTCAGCTGCAAAAGTACAAGCTCAAGACATTTTAGATGCTGCGAATAAACGTCGCAATGAAGTATTAGACGAAGTGAAGGCAGAAGCCGAAGAACTAAAAGCAAAAATTATTGCTCAAGGTTATGCAGAAGTAGAAGCAGAACGTAAACGTGTTCAAGAAGAATTGCGTCTTAAAGTGGCTTCATTGGCAGTGGCTGGTGCTGAGAAAATTGTGGGTCGTTCTATTGATGAAGCGGCAAACAATGACATTATTGATAAATTAGTTGCAGAGTTATAAGAGGCTTAGCTTATGTCAGAATTAACTACAATAGCTCGCCCTTATGCAAAAGCTGCATTCGACTTTGCCATTGAACAAAGTGCGGTGGAAAAATGGACTGAAATGTTAGGTTTTGCTGCAGCCGTAGCTGAAGATGAAACGGTAAAAGCTTACTTAAGTAGTTCTCTTTCTGCACAGAAATTAGCTGATACAGTAATTTCTATTTGTGGCGAACAATTGGATCAATATGGGCAAAATCTTATTCGGTTAATGGCTGAAAATAAGCGTTTGAGTGCTATTCCTGCGGTGTTTGAAGAATTTAAACATCATGTAGAGGAGCACCAAGCTATTGCAGAAGTTGAAGTAACCTCTGCGCAACCATTGAATGCAACACAAATCGAAAAAATTGCAGCTGCAATGGAAAAAAGATTAGCTCGCAAAGTGAAATTAAATTGCAACGTGGATAATGCACTGATTGCTGGTGTGATTATTCGTACTGAAGACTTTGTGATTGATGGAAGTAGCCGTGGGCAACTTACTCGTCTCGCAAATGAGTTGCAATTATAAGAGGAATACAAGATGCAACTAAATTCAACTGAAATTAGTGAATTGATTAAAAAACGCATCGCTCAATTCGACGTGGTCAGTGAAGCGCGTAATACAGGGACAATTGTTTCTGTAA
The Haemophilus influenzae DNA segment above includes these coding regions:
- a CDS encoding phospho-sugar mutase, whose translation is MTTLFEVAQHWLNQDPDAETRAELIALLDAAKGGDKAAEAELHARFDGRLQFGTAGLRGRLQAGSMGMNRVLVSQAAGGLAEYLKGYDKEPSIVIGYDGRKNSDVFARDTAEIMAGAGVKAYLLPRKLPTPVLAYAIQYFDTTAGVMVTASHNPPEDNGYKVYLGKANGGGQIVSPADKEIAALIDKVAAGNIQDLPRSDNYVVLNDEVVDAYIAKTASLAKEPACDINYVYTAMHGVGYEVLSKTLAKAGLPQPHVVADQVWPDGTFPTVNFPNPEEKGALDLAIKVAKEKNAEFIIANDPDADRLAVAVPDTQGNWKSLHGNVVGCFLGWYLAKQYQGKQGTLACSLVSSPALAEIAKKYGFQSEETLTGFKYIGKVSGLLFGFEEALGYLVDPDKVRDKDGISAAIVFLDLVRHLKKQGKTLADYADEFTKEFGAYVSGQISIRVSDLSEIGKLMTALRNNPPAEIAGVKVAQFIDHTKTDRQSDILVFNLENGGRLIARPSGTEPKIKFYLDARGKDPKDADRVLAEFDEGVRHILRQDAYGKQAC
- the luxS gene encoding S-ribosylhomocysteine lyase → MPLLDSFKVDHTKMNAPAVRIAKTMRTPKGDNITVFDLRFCIPKKEILSPRGIHTLEHLFAGFMRDHLNGDSIEIIDISPMGCRTGFYMSLIGTPNEQQVSEAWLASMQDVLGVQDQTAIPELNIYQCGSYTEHSLEDAHEIAKNVIARGIGVNKNEDLALDNSLLK
- a CDS encoding YqaA family protein, encoding MDIFSFFSTDFWQANSLCLMFISAFLSATVLPGNSEVIFVALAVPKLVLGSLFSTDILALVFFATLGNGLGSLTTYGIGRWIPKFDPKNYRTLWAINQLRRYGAIALLLSWLPVIGDLFCAIAGWLRLNFVASSLFIFLGKMVRYVALLFFSTPFLL
- a CDS encoding beta-phosphoglucomutase family hydrolase; translated protein: MLDYKMFNPYEGLIFDMDGTLIDTMPVHAQAWTMVGERFGYEFDCQIMYNFGGATVKTIAGEMMKAANMPLDRIEDVLAAKRELSYQLIPTQSKLLPTFEIVKYFHQKKPMALGSGSHRKIIDMLMDKLAIAPYFNAIVSANDVKEHKPHPETFLRCAELIQANPSRCIVFEDADLGVQAGLNAGMDVFDVRTREIISPR
- a CDS encoding PRD domain-containing protein; the encoded protein is MRLFKQLERWKIRKQINQSIIDVIFRLRARLANYWQADVNTPQVDFMLLHIACSLGRIERGGCVSPLYSEMLEEIQSAVIFPQVLAIHQDLLKLMPFSIPEAEQTYFLVNIHSLVLEQKQLKSLK
- the rsmG gene encoding 16S rRNA (guanine(527)-N(7))-methyltransferase RsmG, with the protein product MKAKLVSLLVQANIKISDQQIQQLIDLVNLLNKWNKAYNLTSVRDPQEMLVKHILDSLVVSPYLQGDRFIDVGTGPGLPGLPLAIINPSKQFVLLDSLGKRISFIRNAIRELRLTNATPVLSRVEEYQPEDKFDGVLSRAFASLKDMTDWCHHLPKENGYFYALKGIYQEDEINELNKKYTIQKVIELSVPELIGERHLIVLR
- a CDS encoding ATP synthase subunit I, which translates into the protein MSRIVQQAKVQYQKAIFIEIVIMLLLACFFALWQMKSAFDFLFGFLSALIPFGVFVYVVFYRKQHLATKLTALYKGEAIKFVLTVVFISISFKYFSVTNFIIFFSGFFIALMLNNLVPFLLRRI
- the atpB gene encoding F0F1 ATP synthase subunit A — protein: MSGQTTSEYISHHLSFLKTGDGFWNVHIDTLFFSILAAVIFLFVFSRVGKKATTGVPGKMQCLVEIVVEWVNGIVKENFHGPRNVVAPLALTIFCWVFIMNAIDLIPVDFLPQFAGLFGIHYLRAVPTADISATLGMSICVFFLILFYTIKSKGFKGLVKEYTLHPFNHWAFIPVNFILETVTLLAKPISLAFRLFGNMYAGELIFILIAVMYSANMAIAALGIPLHLAWAIFHILVITLQAFIFMMLTVVYLSIAYNKADH
- the atpE gene encoding F0F1 ATP synthase subunit C produces the protein METVITATIIGASILLAFAALGTAIGFAILGGKFLESSARQPELASSLQTKMFIVAGLLDAIAMIAVGISLLFIFANPFIGLLH
- the atpF gene encoding F0F1 ATP synthase subunit B → MNLNATLIGQLIAFALFVWFCMKFVWPPIINAIETRQSQIANALASAEAAKKEQADTKNLVEQELSAAKVQAQDILDAANKRRNEVLDEVKAEAEELKAKIIAQGYAEVEAERKRVQEELRLKVASLAVAGAEKIVGRSIDEAANNDIIDKLVAEL
- the atpH gene encoding F0F1 ATP synthase subunit delta — its product is MSELTTIARPYAKAAFDFAIEQSAVEKWTEMLGFAAAVAEDETVKAYLSSSLSAQKLADTVISICGEQLDQYGQNLIRLMAENKRLSAIPAVFEEFKHHVEEHQAIAEVEVTSAQPLNATQIEKIAAAMEKRLARKVKLNCNVDNALIAGVIIRTEDFVIDGSSRGQLTRLANELQL